The following are from one region of the Littorina saxatilis isolate snail1 linkage group LG4, US_GU_Lsax_2.0, whole genome shotgun sequence genome:
- the LOC138964127 gene encoding mucin-20-like, which yields MTGETCLEMESIPEGVWRRCKFWPLGSGLTTNNPHRVPSPMVGSRPTTNNPHPVPSPMEGSGPPTNNPHRVPSPMEGSRPTTNNPHPVPSPMEGSGPPTNNPHRVPSPMEGSRPTTNNPHPVPSPMEGSRPTTNNPHPVPSPMEGSGPTTNNPHPVPSPMEGSRPTTNNPHPVPSPMEGSGPTTNNPHPVPSSPISTTPVQSAKRRDLFSYLLGRMQAIKTNRTGRVCAFRMQYSDCIICNCTKALQHLSPTC from the coding sequence ATGACTGGTGAGACCTGCCTGGAAATGGAGAGCATCCCAGAGGGCGTGTGGCGTCGCTGCAAATTCTGGCCTCTAGGCAGCGGGCTGACAACCAACAACCCTCATCGAGTCCCCTCTCCCATGGTAGGCAGCAGGCCGACAACCAACAACCCTCATCCAGTCCCCTCTCCCATGGAAGGCAGCGGGCCGCCAACCAACAACCCTCATCGAGTCCCCTCTCCCATGGAAGGCAGCagaccaacaaccaacaaccctcATCCAGTCCCCTCTCCCATGGAAGGCAGCGGGCCGCCAACCAACAACCCTCATCGAGTCCCCTCTCCCATGGAAGGCAGCAggccaacaaccaacaaccctcATCCAGTCCCCTCTCCCATGGAAGGCAGCAggccaacaaccaacaaccctcATCCAGTCCCTTCTCCCATGGAAGGCAGCGGGCCGACAACCAACAACCCTCATCCAGTCCCTTCTCCCATGGAAGGCAGCAggccaacaaccaacaaccctcATCCAGTCCCCTCTCCCATGGAAGGCAGCGGGCCGACAACCAACAACCCTCATCCAGTCCCCTCTTCTCCAATCAGCACCACGCCTGTCCAATCAGCTAAGAGAAGGGACCTGTTCAGCTATTTGCTTGGCAGGATGCAGGccataaaaacaaacagaactgGCAGAGTTTGTGCATTCAGAATGCAATATTCTGATTGCATCATATGCAACTGCACCAAGGCCCTTCAACATCTCTCCCCAACCTGCTGA